The sequence below is a genomic window from Rhinopithecus roxellana isolate Shanxi Qingling chromosome 7, ASM756505v1, whole genome shotgun sequence.
ctggagtgcagtggcacgatcttggcttgctgcaacctctgccgcccaggtcaagcgattctcctgccccagcctcccgagtagctgggattacaggcacctgccaccgtgcccggctaatttttgtagttttagtggagatggggtttcaccatcttgaccaggccagtcttgaactccttacctcgtgatccacgcgcctcagcctcccaaagtgctgggattacaggcgcgagccactgtgcccgcccggCCTTTTAACCCAAGTTACGTTATAGAATTAAGCTAATAGTGTGTCTTGTGACCCCAGAGTTTTAACTGTTGAATTTCTGCCTCATTCGGGCCGTAACTTATTTGACTTATCAAAGTCTCTGCTTTAGCAAGTACTCATGATTCTTTTGAACTAAGTACACTAATAGAGTAGTACTATAGCCGAGCATGGTGtgacatgcctgtaaccccagctactcgggagactgaggcaagaggatttctTGACCccaagactttgagaccagcctgaggcaATAGagcgggaccctgtctcaaaaaacagaataaattttaagaaaacacagaCCTATTCTCTAAAAAATGGAAGTAATGAACTAATTCTTTCTAACACATGCAGATATtaaatgtttcatatatataGCCACTAGCATTAAAGGTTACAGGTAGGGCTTGATCAAAAACTTTGTTAATTCTCATAATTACAAAAGGAAGACACACTAAAACTCGCTTGAGGCTGCATGTGCTTGGAATTTGTgatcatttaattcatttaaatacaGAAAGCAGAACTTAATTGGATGCAAGGTTTTATTGTGTCTAAagtgaaatgtgaaaaaatatattttactgccTAGTTTATGAAGAGTAAGATGATATTTCTTTaaggccaagatttttttttttattattatactttaagttctagggtacatgtgcataacgggcaggtttgttacatatgtatacttgtgccatgttgtgtgctgcacccatcaactcgtcagcacccatcaattcattatttatatcatgtataactcccaatgcagtccctctcccctcccccctccccatgataggccccagtgtgtgatgttccccttaccgagtccaagtgatctcattgttcaattcccacctatgagtgagaacatgcggtgtttggttttctgttcttggcgatagtttgctaagaatgatggtttccagctgcatccatgtccctacaaaggacgcaaactcatccttttttatggctgcatagtattccatggcgtatatgtgccacattttcttaatccagtctgtcacagatggacatttgggttgattccaagtctttgctattgtgaatagtgctgcaataaacatacgtgtacatgtgtctttgtagtagaataatttataatcctttgggtatatacccagtagtgggatgactgggtcatatggtacatctagttctagatccttgaggaattgccatactgttttccataatggttgaactagtttacaatcccaccaacagtgtaaaagtgttcctatttctccacatcctctccaacacctgttgtttcctgactttttaatgattgccattctaactggtgtgagatggtatctcattgtggttttgatttgcatttctctgatggcgagtgatgatgagcattttttcatgtgtctgttggctgtatgaatgtcttcttttgagaaatgtctgttcatatcctttccccactttttgatggggttgtttgtttttttcttgtatatttgtttgagttctttgtagattctggatattagccctttgtcagatgagtagattgcaaaaattttctcccattctgtaggtggcctgttcactctgatggtagtttcttttgctgtgcagaagctctttagtttaattagatcccatttgtcaattttggcttttgctgccgttgcttttggtgttttagacatgaagtccttgcccatgcctatgtcctgaatggtactatcttgattttcttctagggtttttatggtattaggtctaacatttaagtctctaatccatcttgaattaatcttcgtataaggagtaaggaaaggatccagtttcagctttctacttatggctagccaattttcccagcaccatttattaaatagggaatcctttccccatttcttgtttctctcaggtttttcaaagatcagatggctgtagatgtgtggtattatttctgaggactctgttctgttccattggtctatatctctgttttggtaccagtaccatgctgttttggttactgtacccttgtagtatagtttgaagtcaggtagcgtgatgcctccagctttgtccttttgacttaggattgtcttggcaatgcgggctcttttttggttccatatgaactttaaagcagttttttccaattctgtgaagaaactcattggtagcttgatggggatggcattgaatctataaataaccttgggcagtatggccattttcacgatattgattcttcctatccatgagcatggtatgttcttccatttgtttgtgtcctcttttatttcactgagcagtggtttgtagttctccttgacgaggtcctttacatcccttgtaagttggattcctaggtattttattctctttgaagcaattgtgaatggaagttcattcctgatttggctctctgcttgtctgttactggtgtataagaatgcttgtgatttttgcacattaattttgtatcctgagactttgctgaagttgcttatcagcttgaggagattttgggctgagacaatggggttttctaaatatacaatcatgtcatctgcaaacaggaacattttgacttcttcttttcctaactgaatacccttgatttctttctcttgcctgattgccctagccagaacttccaacactatgttgaataggagtggtgagagagggcatccctgtcttgtgccagttttcaaagggaatttttccagtttttgcccattcagtatgatactagctgtgggtttgtcataaatagctcttattattttgaggtacgttccatcaataccgaatttattgagcatttttagcatgaagagctgttgaattttgtcaaaagccttttctgcatctattgagataatcatgtggttcttgtctttggttctgtttatattgctggcattacgtttattgatttgcgaatgttgaaccagccttgcatcccagggatgaagcccacttgatcatagtggataagctttttgatgtgctgctgaatccggtttgccagtattttattgaggatttttgcatcgatgttcattagggatattggtctaaaattctctttttttgttgtgtctctgccaggctttggtatcaggatgatgttggcctcataaaaagagttagggaggattccctctttttctattgattggaatagtttcagaaggaatggtaccagctcctccttgtacctctggtagaattcagctgtgaatccatctggtcctggactttttttggtgggtaggctattaattattgcctcaatttcagagcctgctattggtctattcagggattcaactttttcctggtttagtcttgggagagtgtaagtgtccaggaaattatccatttcttctagattttctagttgatttgcatagaggtgtttatagtattctctgatggtagtttgtatttctgtggggtcggtggtgatatcccctttatcattttttattgcgtctatttgattcttctctcttttcttctttattagtcttgctagcggtctgtcaattttgttgatcttttcaaaaaaccaactcctggattcattgattttttggaggaatttttgtgtctctatctccttcagttctgctctgatcttagttatttcttgccttctgctagcttttgaatgtgtttgctcttgcctctctagttcttttaattgtgctgttagagtgtcaattttagatctttccagctttctcttgtgggcatttagtgctataaatttccctctacacactgctttaaatgtgtctcagagattccggtatgttgtatctttgttctcattggtcaaagaacatctttatttctgctttcatttcgttatgtacccagtagtcattcaggagcaggttgttcagtttccatgtagttgagcggttttgattgagtttcttagtcctgagttctagtttgattgcactgtggtctgagagacagtttgttataatttctgttcttttacatttgctgaggagtgctttacttccaattatgtggtcaattttggaataagtgtgatgtggtgctgagaagaatgtatattctgttgatttggggtggagagttctatagatgtctattaggtccacttggtgcagagatgagttcaattcctggatatccttgttaactttctgtctcgttgatctgtctaatgttgacagtggagtgttgaagtctcccattattattgtatgggagtctaagtctctttgtaagtctctaaggacttgatttatgaatctgggtgctcctgtattgggtgcatatatatttaggatagttagctcttcctgttgaattgatccctttaccattatgtaatggccttctttgtctcttttgatctttgatgcttaaagtctgttttatcagagactaggattgcaacccctgcttttttttgttctccatttgcttggtagatcttcctccatccctttattttgagcctatgtatgtctctgcgtgtgagatgggtctcctgaatacagcagactgatgggtcttgactctttatccagtttgccagtctgtgtcttttaattggagcatttagtccatttacatttaaggttaatattgttatatgtgaacttgatcctgccattatattaactggttattttgctcgttagttgatgcagtttcttcctagcctcgatggtctttacattttggcatgtttttgcaatggatggtaccagttgttcctttccatgtttagtgcttccttcagggtctcttgtaaggcaggcctggtggtgacaaaatctctaagcatttgcttatctgtaaagatttcatttctccttcacttatgaaacttagtttggctggatatgaaattctgggtttaaaattcttttctttaagaacgttgaatattggcccccactcccttctggcttttagagtttctgccgagacatctgctgttagtctgatgggcttccctttgtgggtaacccgacctttctctctggctgcccttaagattttttccttcatttcaactttggtgaatctggcaattatgtgtcttggagctgctcttctggaggagtatctttgtggcgttctctgtatttcctgaatttgaatgttggcctgccctactaggttggggaagttctcctggatgatatcctgaagagtgttttccaacttggttccattttccccgtcactttcaggcaccccaatcagacgtagatttggtctttttacataatcccatacttcttgcaggctttgttcatttctttttcttcttttttcttttggtttctcttcttgcttcatttcattcatttgatcctcaatcgctgatacgctttcttccagttgatcgagtcggttactgaagcttgtgcatttgtcacgtatttctcgtgtcatggttttcatctctgtcatttcgtttatgaccttctctgcattaattagtctagctgtcaattcttccactcttttttcaagatttttagtttctttgcgctgggtacgtaattcctcctttagctctgagaagtttgatggactgaagccttcttctctcatctcgtcaaagtcatactctgaccagctttgatctattgctggcgatgggctgcgctcctttgcagggggagatgcgctcttattttttgaatttcccgcttttctgccctgctttttccccatctttgtggttttatctgtctctggtctttgatgatggtgacgtactgatggggttttggtataggtgtccttcctgtttgatagttttccttctgacagtcaggaccctcagctgtaggtctgttggagattgcttgaggtccactccagaccctgtttgcctgggtatcagcagcagaggttgcggaagatagaatattgctgaacagcgagtgtacctgtctgattcgtACTCTGGAAGCtccctctcaggggtgtactccaccctgtgaggtgtggggtgtctgcccctggtgggggatgtctcccagttaggctactcaggggtcagggacccgcttgagcaggcagtctgtccgttctcagatctcagcctccgtgttgggagatccactgctctcttcaaagctgtcagacagagtcatttgcgtctgcagaggttctgctgcttttttgttgttttttatctgtgccctgtccccagaggtggagtctacagagacaggcagatttccttgagctgctgtgagctccacccagttcgagcttcccaggggctttgtttacctacttaagcctcagcaatggcaggtgcccctcccccagcctggctgctgccgtttcggttagatcgcagactgctgtgttagcaatgagggaggctccgtgggcatgggaccctcccagccaggtgtgggatatattctcctggtgtgcccgtttgcttaaagcgcagtattggggtgggagtcacccgattttccaggtgttgtgtgtctcagttcccctggctaggaaaagggattcccttcccccttgcgcttcccaggtgagacgatgcctcgccctgcttcagctcttgctggtcgggctgcagcagctgaccagcaccgactgtccagcactccctagtgagatgaccccagtacctcagttgaaaatgcagaaatcaccggtcttctgtgtcactcgcgctgggagttggagactggagctgttcctattcagccatcttgctccgccccccaaggCCAAGATTATAAGACAGACCTTTTGTTCACATTGGTTTCCAGTGGAGATGGAGCAAGTGGAGTGGAGATGAAGATAGaactacaaaaaatgtttatatacaatctgtaatattttaatccatttctataaaatttttatCTAGAAGCagaattatttgtctttttaaaatttgtctttctttttaggCACTAACCAGGCTGTATCTGGACAAGGCCACCttaatatggaatggaaatgtTGTTTCAGGGCTGGATgccctaaataatttttttgacacATTGCCTTCTAGTGAGTTCCAGGTCAATATGTTAGATTGCCAACCAGTTCATGGTAAGATCATGATCTTTCAAGAtgcttcctttgttttcctttagtaAGCACTGAGCTTTTATACCAAAAGCAGCGAGAAACTTTTAGTAGTAGAACTATTTACTTATTTGAGCAagttaaatattatgaaaaatttaacTGTCCAGTCAAACTTTGGTCTTCCTTCAGATTCTTTCCACTACTAGGTTTTGATGGATTGTGTGATTTTGGCTTATTAAAAGTTGTATGTAAAGTTGAGATTAAGTGTGACTTTTGTAAATAGAGGGGAAAGATAATCTGATTTCTCGAAATAGTTGCCTGCTGGACCCTGGAATGTCTCCAGAGTAAAATTATACCGTATCTCTGATTAATGTGTTTCAGTATCTTACAATCTATTAATATTTCACAGAAATTTACTCTGTTATGTGAAAGGATGACTTTTGACAAGACAATTTGATTCCAGGTAGATGGATACAGTTGAATATAACCTCTAGGTGGAGTCCTAAGTGCCTTAAATTGTAGtttagggtgattttttttttcctttataatttctgAAAAGAACAATAGTTTAAGAAGCAAAACATGAGTAAGCTCCGttagaaaactgaaattttaattctgaaatatttatatatatatatgaaggaaaTGGTCCTATGCTAGATATAAGCCCCCCTCATTTTAAAACTAGAGTATCCCAAAGTTTTCTggactgaaaataattttaatatatttgaatgaGTATTTAGTTTTCTGGATTTGGGTATGCATGCTTAAGGGACAGAAAGtttatgaaaaaatttttaagcatTAGTCCATAAACAGTGTATTTTAAGCCTAAAAATCTGCTTATTTAAAGATAGAAAATGacctgttctctcttttttttttttttaatgtggataaAGAGCAAGCAACTCAGTCCCAAACTACAGTTCTTGTTGTGACCAGTGGAACTGTGAAGTTTGATGGAAACAAACAACATTACTTCAACCAGAACTTCCTGCTGACTGCTCAGTCCACTCCCAACAATACTGTGTGGAAGATTGCAAGTGATTGCTTCCGTTTTCAAGATTGGTCTAGTAGTTAAAGGGGCAAAAGTCCATTCTCATTTGGTCCATTAGTTCCAGCAACTGAAATTTATGTGAATTATTTTGATTGTAGAAGCACTAATAATATGTGCTAAAActaaatttctttaatattttctattcctaTCAGCACCTTTTCTAGCAGCTGCCAGTTTGGAGCATTGCCCTCTAAGAGctttaaagctatttttttaCATGCCTTATATACATTCCAATAATGACATTCTTACAGTAATATTAAACACATGATCTTGGTACTAACATACTCACTGTGAACCCAGCctattgcaaaaataaaatccttttataATATTATCTATGGGATGTCACCACAATATAATGCTCTGGGAAGAAGTGAAGTTTTTTGGTTATTAGGTTAATTTTGTAGTAAAACACATTGCCTGTTTTCAGTTAACACTGGTAATGCCATTTTAATATATGACTTTTTCAAATCAGTTCAGTGAAAATAGTACAGATTTAGGTTTACATAACTACTCTGACATAGTGGAATTGCATATAGAGATGTTCAGTAGTCTTTTTTCATTCTAAGTGATTTTATTTTGACATGTTTTCTTATGAAGTAAATTAATCAACTAGAGAGGTGCAAAACATTCTCAGTTGATATCTGGGTATTGGGTGCATTTTGTG
It includes:
- the NXT2 gene encoding NTF2-related export protein 2 isoform X2, giving the protein MRRKDFKTYVDQACRAAEEFVNIYYETMDKRRRALTRLYLDKATLIWNGNVVSGLDALNNFFDTLPSSEFQVNMLDCQPVHEQATQSQTTVLVVTSGTVKFDGNKQHYFNQNFLLTAQSTPNNTVWKIASDCFRFQDWSSS
- the NXT2 gene encoding NTF2-related export protein 2 isoform X4, producing the protein MDKRRRALTRLYLDKATLIWNGNVVSGLDALNNFFDTLPSSEFQVNMLDCQPVHEQATQSQTTVLVVTSGTVKFDGNKQHYFNQNFLLTAQSTPNNTVWKIASDCFRFQDWSSS
- the NXT2 gene encoding NTF2-related export protein 2 isoform X1, whose protein sequence is MAMSVDFKTYVDQACRAAEEFVNIYYETMDKRRRALTRLYLDKATLIWNGNVVSGLDALNNFFDTLPSSEFQVNMLDCQPVHEQATQSQTTVLVVTSGTVKFDGNKQHYFNQNFLLTAQSTPNNTVWKIASDCFRFQDWSSS
- the NXT2 gene encoding NTF2-related export protein 2 isoform X3, which produces MNEKDFKTYVDQACRAAEEFVNIYYETMDKRRRALTRLYLDKATLIWNGNVVSGLDALNNFFDTLPSSEFQVNMLDCQPVHEQATQSQTTVLVVTSGTVKFDGNKQHYFNQNFLLTAQSTPNNTVWKIASDCFRFQDWSSS